One genomic window of Magnolia sinica isolate HGM2019 chromosome 3, MsV1, whole genome shotgun sequence includes the following:
- the LOC131238769 gene encoding acidic endochitinase-like codes for MASNTPVLPLLLFVLVFAFSGRSDAGGIAIYWGQNGNEGTLAETCGTGNYAFVNIAFLPTFGNGQTPMINLAGHCDPYSNGCTGLSDDIRACQKQGIKVMLSIGGGAGSYYLTSSADARQVATYLWNNSLGGHSSSRPLGNAVLDGIDFDIEGGTNQHWDDLARYLSGYSTKGKKVYLTAAPQCPFPDAWVGGALKTGLFDYVWVQFSNNPPCQYTAGSIGNLEDAWKQWTSAIPATKIFLGLPAAPQAAGSGFIPTDALTSQVIPAIKGSSKYGGVMLWSKYYDDLTGYSSSIKSHV; via the coding sequence ATGGCAAGCAACACCCCAGTATTGCCACTGCTACTTTTCGTGCTGGTTTTCGCATTTTCTGGGAGATCAGATGCAGGAGGGATTGCTATCTATTGGGGTCAGAATGGGAACGAAGGCACCTTAGCAGAGACATGTGGGACTGGTAACTATGCATTTGTGAACATAGCTTTCCTTCCCACATTCGGCAACGGTCAGACTCCAATGATAAACCTTGCAGGCCACTGCGACCCATATTCCAACGGTTGCACGGGCTTGAGCGACGACATTAGAGCTTGCCAAAAGCAGGGCATTAAGGTAATGCTTTCCATTGGAGGTGGTGCGGGGAGCTACTACCTGACCTCCTCTGCTGATGCTAGGCAAGTAGCTACGTATCTGTGGAACAACTCCCTCGGAGGGCATTCTTCTTCCCGTCCTCTTGGCAATGCTGTCTTGGATGGCATCGATTTCGACATCGAGGGCGGCACCAACCAACACTGGGATGACCTTGCTAGGTATCTCTCAGGGTATAGCACTAAGGGAAAGAAGGTGTACCTAACGGCGGCCCCACAATGCCCATTTCCCGATGCATGGGTCGGTGGGGCCCTCAAGACTGGCCTTTTCGACTATGTGTGGGTCCAGTTCTCTAATAACCCTCCTTGCCAGTACACTGCAGGGAGTATTGGCAATCTTGAAGATGCATGGAAGCAATGGACATCAGCGATTCCCGCCACCAAGATATTCCTGGGGCTACCGGCTGCACCCCAGGCCGCTGGTAGCGGCTTCATCCCCACCGATGCACTCACTTCCCAAGTCATCCCAGCCATTAAAGGCTCTAGCAAGTATGGTGGGGTCATGCTGTGGTCCAAGTACTATGATGATCTCACTGGATACAGTTCCTCTATCAAGAGCCATGTCTAA
- the LOC131241269 gene encoding acidic endochitinase-like, producing MASNTPIFPLLLFVLVFAFFGRSDAGGIAIYWGQNGNEGTLAETCGTGNYAFVNIAFLPTFGNGQTPVLNLAGHCDPTSNGCTGLSSDIRACQRKGIKVMLSIGGGAGSYYLASSADARQVATYLWNNFLGGHSSSRPLGSAVLDGIDFDIEGGTNQHWDELARYLSGYSKQGKKVYLTAAPQCPFPDAWVGGALKTGLFDYVWVQFYNNPPCQYTAGNVRNLQDAWKQWTTAIPATKIFLGLPAAPQAAGSGFIPVAALTSQVLPAIRGSSKYGGVMLWSKYYDDLTGYSSSIKSHV from the coding sequence ATGGCAAGCAACACCCCAATATTCCCACTACTGCTTTTCGTGCTGGTTTTCGCATTTTTTGGGAGATCAGATGCGGGAGGGATAGCTATCTATTGGGGTCAGAATGGGAACGAAGGTACCTTAGCAGAGACATGTGGGACTGGTAACTATGCATTTGTGAATATAGCTTTTCTCCCCACATTCGGAAATGGTCAGACTCCAGTACTCAACCTTGCTGGCCATTGTGACCCGACTTCCAACGGCTGCACTGGGTTGAGCAGCGATATAAGAGCTTGCCAGAGGAAGGGCATTAAGGTAATGCTTTCTATTGGAGGTGGTGCGGGGAGCTACTACCTTGCCTCTTCTGCGGATGCCAGGCAAGTAGCGACGTATCTGTGGAATAACTTCCTCGGAGGGCATTCTTCTTCCCGCCCTCTTGGCAGTGCTGTCTTGGATGGCATCGATTTCGATATCGAAGGTGGCACGAACCAACACTGGGACGAGCTCGCTAGATATCTGTCAGGGTATAGCAAGCAGGGAAAGAAGGTGTACCTAACGGCGGCCCCACAATGCCCCTTCCCTGATGCATGGGTCGGTGGGGCCCTTAAGACGGGGCTTTTCGACTATGTGTGGGTCCAGTTCTATAACAACCCTCCTTGCCAGTATACCGCGGGGAATGTGAGGAACCTCCAAGATGCATGGAAGCAATGGACTACAGCGATCCCTGCCACCAAGATCTTCCTAGGGCTACCAGCCGCACCCCAGGCGGCTGGTAGTGGTTTCATCCCTGTGGCTGCACTCACTTCTCAAGTCTTGCCAGCCATTAGAGGCTCTAGCAAGTATGGTGGGGTCATGCTGTGGTCCAAGTACTATGATGATCTCACTGGATATAGTTCCTCTATAAAGAGCCATGTATAA
- the LOC131241272 gene encoding cation/H(+) antiporter 18-like, translated as MSNATVHVCPLPMKATSNGVFQGDNPLEFALPLAILQICLVLVFTRCLAFLLRPLRQPRVIAEIIGGILLGPSALGRSQSYLHAVFPSRSITVLDTLANLGLLFFLFLVGLELDPKAIRRTGTKALGIAVAGISLPFVLGIGSSFVLRQTIAKGVRGPPFLVFMGVALSITAFPVLARILAELKLLTTDVGRMAMSAAAVNDVAAWILLALAIALSGSGHSPLVSLWVLLAGATFIICAILVLRPIFSWMARRSEEGEPVDEIYICATLATVLAAGFVTDAIGIHALFGAFVVGILIPKEGPFAGALVEKVEDLVSGLFLPLYFVSSGLKTNVATISGAQSWGLLGLVIVTACAGKILGTVAVSIACRVPVREALTLGFLMNTKGLVELIVLNIGKDRKVLNDQTFAIMVLMALFTTFITTPLVMAIYKQARKGNAPYKHRTIQRKDPNSQLRIMACFHSTRNIPTVINLIEATRGTERRSRLCVYAMHLMELSERSSAILMVHKAGKNGLPFWNKMHRSDSDHVVVAFEAFERLSRVSVRPMTAISALSDMHEDICMSAERKRAAIVILPFHKHQRLDGVLETTRAEFRWVNRRVLEHAPCSVGILVDRGLGGTVHVSASNVSSSVVVFFFGGPDDREALAYGMRMAEHPGILLKVVRLMSESNGEIVADSVMISIDSNADAKQESEDEGLLAELQKNIRKEGSVQYEKRMVGNKVEAISAIREFSQCNLFLVGRVPSGFAAMFLDEISECPELGPVGSLLASMDSSTTTASVLVVQQYSGEMGSSHNPSAGYDSESS; from the exons ATGTCGAATGCTACTGTACATGTCTGTCCTTTGCCAATGAAGGCGACGTCGAACGGGGTATTCCAAGGAGATAATCCTCTCGAATTTGCACTCCCTCTAGCGATCTTACAGATATGCCTTGTGCTCGTCTTCACGCGCTGCCTAGCTTTTCTTCTCAGGCCTTTAAGGCAACCTCGTGTGATCGCCGAAATCATT GGTGGGATTTTGCTGGGTCCATCAGCTTTGGGCCGCAGCCAAAGCTATCTGCATGCAGTTTTTCCTTCCAGGAGTATCACAGTCCTAGACACACTAGCTAACCTTggacttctcttcttccttttcctaGTGGGACTCGAACTTGATCCAAAGGCAATTCGTCGGACAGGCACAAAGGCCCTTGGCATTGCTGTGGCTGGTATCAGCCTCCCTTTTGTGCTTGGAATCGGTTCCTCATTTGTTCTCCGACAAACAATTGCCAAAGGCGTGCGTGGACCGCCTTTTCTCGTCTTCATGGGTGTGGCCCTCTCTATAACTGCCTTCCCTGTCCTGGCCCGCATTCTTGCTGAGCTCAAGCTCCTCACCACTGATGTAGGTCGCATGGCAATGTCGGCCGCTGCTGTCAATGATGTCGCCGCATGGATCCTTCTTGCGCTTGCGATTGCGCTCTCTGGATCTGGCCACTCCCCACTGGTCTCCCTCTGGGTTCTACTTGCTGGGGCCACATTCATCATATGTGCTATCTTGGTTCTTCGGCCGATCTTTTCATGGATGGCCCGCCGGTCTGAGGAAGGCGAGCCAGTGGATGAAATCTACATATGTGCCACCTTGGCTACTGTCCTGGCAGCTGGGTTTGTGACGGATGCTATTGGAATTCATGCGCTTTTCGGGGCTTTTGTCGTCGGCATTCTCATCCCGAAGGAGGGGCCTTTCGCAGGTGCTCTGGTGGAGAAGGTGGAGGATCTTGTTTCGGGCCTCTTTCTACCATTGTACTTCGTTTCAAGTGGGTTGAAGACCAATGTAGCCACCATTAGTGGAGCTCAGTCATGGGGGCTGTTGGGTTTGGTGATAGTTACTGCCTGTGCAGGGAAGATCCTGGGTACCGTGGCAGTCTCAATTGCTTGTAGGGTGCCTGTCCGCGAAGCTCTCACTCTCGGATTTCTCATGAACACCAAAGGCCTGGTAGAACTTATTGTCCTCAACATCGGCAAAGACAGAAAG GTGCTGAATGATCAAACGTTCGCGATCATGGTGCTCATGGCACTCTTCACAACCTTCATCACCACACCTCTTGTCATGGCTATATATAAGCAGGCGAGGAAGGGGAATGCTCCCTACAAGCATCGAACCATACAACGGAAAGACCCAAATTCCCAGCTTCGGATCATGGCCTGTTTCCACAGCACAAGGAACATTCCGACGGTAATCAATCTCATTGAGGCCACTAGAGGGACTGAGAGGCGATCAAGGCTATGCGTATATGCAATGCACCTTATGGAGCTCTCAGAGAGGTCGTCGGCAATCCTCATGGTACACAAGGCAGGGAAGAACGGGCTGCCATTCTGGAACAAGATGCACAGGTCAGATTCGGACCATGTTGTCGTTGCCTTCGAGGCATTTGAGAGGTTAAGTAGGGTGTCTGTAAGGCCCATGACTGCAATTTCTGCACTCTCTGATATGCATGAGGATATCTGTATGAGCGCGGAGAGGAAGCGTGCTGCGATCGTGATTCTACCATTCCACAAGCACCAAAGGCTCGATGGGGTTTTGGAGACGACGCGGGCAGAGTTCCGGTGGGTTAATCGGAGGGTGCTCGAGCATGCACCATGCTCAGTTGGGATACTCGTGGACCGCGGCCTAGGTGGGACTGTCCATGTCTCTGCGAGCAATGTCTCATCCTCTGTTGTGGTCTTCTTCTTTGGTGGGCCTGACGATCGTGAGGCTCTAGCGTATGGGATGCGGATGGCAGAGCACCCTGGGATTCTGCTGAAGGTGGTCCGCTTAATGTCAGAATCCAATGGTGAGATAGTTGCAGACTCTGTAATGATCAGTATAGATAGCAATGCTGATGCCAAACAAGAATCAGAAGATGAAGGGCTCCTTGCGGAATTACAAAAGAACATCAGGAAAGAAGGTTCAGTTCAGTATGAAAAGAGGATGGTAGGAAACAAGGTGGAGGCTATCTCAGCCATTCGAGAATTCAGCCAGTGCAATCTGTTTTTGGTGGGTCGGGTGCCTAGTGGCTTCGCAGCGATGTTCCTGGATGAAATTAGCGAGTGCCCCGAATTGGGTCCCGTTGGAAGCTTGTTGGCTTCCATGGATTCCTCGACGACGACGGCATCAGTTCTTGTGGTGCAACAGTATTCTGGCGAGATGGGATCGTCCCACAACCCGTCAGCGGGTTATGATTCTGAGTCAAGCTGA